Proteins co-encoded in one Pseudopipra pipra isolate bDixPip1 chromosome 12, bDixPip1.hap1, whole genome shotgun sequence genomic window:
- the ADAMTS7 gene encoding A disintegrin and metalloproteinase with thrombospondin motifs 7 isoform X1 → MAAPAGLLPLLPLLPLLPGLALAAGTAAGTAGTEPPPPPPGSDIVHPIKVDESGSFLSYDLTHRALHRRSPASRSKFPAFYELHYKGQPLKFNLSLNRNLLAPGFVSERRFGGIAGAKIQPHTSNPCHMIGEVRSRAEGGLAALSTCDGLKGVFRLLNEDYFIEPVASSPREDGAAQPHRIYKRQAPKDGAEQGWSPPAPRETCGVPGSQESLERSERRRERWEQKQHRRRRIRQRSISREKWVETLVVADTKMVEFHGSENIEKYVLTVMNMVAGLFHHASIGNPINIAIVRLILLEHEEEDLKISHHADNTLKSFCKWQKSINVKGDSHPLHHDVAVLLTRKDICAAMNRPCETLGLSHVAGMCQPHRSCNINEDTGLPLAFTVAHELGHSFGIQHDGSSNDCEPVGKRPFIMSPQLLYDTSPLTWSRCSREYITRFLDRGWGLCLDDPPAREVLDFPLVPPGVLYDVGHQCRLQYGPYSTFCDDMDSVCNTLWCTVGNTCHSKLDAAVDGTACGDNKWCFNGECVPVGHRPEPIDGGWSSWSSWAACSRSCGAGVQSAERHCSTPTPKYGGRYCLGERKRFRICNVRLCPPDKPSFRQVQCSQFNPMLYKGKLYKWTPVPNNINPCELHCRPEHEYFAEKLRDAVVDGTPCYERDASRDMCINGICKNVGCDYEIDSHAVEDRCGVCHGDGSTCHTVHKTFEDSEGLGYVDIGIIPVGAREIRIEEVAEAGNFLALRSEDPEKYFLNGGWTIQWNGDYRVAGTTFTYKRTGNWENLTSPGPTVEPVWIQLLFQETNPGVRYQYTIQRPADSENEIEQPEFLWRFGSWTTCTATCGTGVQRQVVHCVEKLAGIVEERFCDALTRPDDQQRPCSEEPCPARWWVGEWQQCSASCGSSGLMKRTVLCIQSVGLDEQRALQPAACQHLPRPDATAPCHRDVPCPSQWAVGNWSECSVTCGNGTQRRPVHCSNSSGAACDPAQRPRPEAPCSRPPCQPDTPCSPPPCQPDTPCSRPPCQPDTGTANTDTANTDTANADWSGSGSSSREIFNEIHHVPSNHIVKFNPLIPNIPESNDVNVIPEEDFPAGKGNVFVDDFYYDYNFINFHEDLSYYPFTEKETKGEEAKPELSNNDVEGPWEMPTDVLLTTELGGEREHHLGTKASAPVDEGEMEPGDLARNDFLSMVLEDAGSATPKYTIPGFLGEEEGPVPVPRSEDHPPPQHTTSHSSANSHSHPALDEPHGAVLTRTGPGQDAPAHGLSPWGPHPADPPTPLPTARGSAGGEVSDIPGVPGSREGPAGSLGPGHPGREGHDGAGSAGTGLEDSRETGLVLPGDTTGDTTEQDRGAEVPGWVVGTEAVPADGNDEHPRGTERADLSFPTLQGPGWEMGWSAGSTHPAVNPSPVGAVGGPMGQAGHQPELHTPTSLSSAPWVATTALPTAVFLSSTVPGPATQLSSSSLTQQDALAPAMPTAPAHSPAAHPVGASPSQAPWEWWTLGMSHPPEPASPRAEQTSHGTPLSITVPGEPRAPPGTFAFSDRGHKWSQPSPAPPPLWEKRMEEEEEALLPPSTTAAATAVASWEVGNWSECSATCGVGAIWRSVRCSSGSDDGCASADRPVPARRCSLRPCSSWRVGNWSKCSKNCGEGTKVRDVHCVDTRDQRLLRPFHCQAVLHKPPAQLPCHSPPCLDWYTSSWRECSESCGGGEQERLVTCPELGRCEETSRPNTTRPCNTQPCTTWVVGSWGECSAPCGGGIQRRQVKCINTKTGVAEEDSSLCDHEPWPESTQKCNPQDCDSSEPGVPCERDRLTFGFCQTLRLLGRCPLPTVRLQCCRSCRRPGRDRGDERLSRR, encoded by the exons agccgcccccgccgcccccgggcagcgacATCGTTCATCCCATCAAGGTTGACGAGAGCGGATCCTTCTTGTCCTACGACCTGACCCACCGAGCCCTTCACCGGAGGTCTCCTGCCTCCAGGAGCAAGTTCCCTGCCTTCTACGAGCTGCATTACAAAGGACAACCCCTGAAATTCAACCTGAGCCTCAACAGGAACCTCCTGGCCCCGGGCTTTGTCAGCGAGAGGCGGTTCGGGGGCATCGCCGGCGCCAAGATCCAGCCGCACACCTCCAACCCCTGCCACATGATCGGGGAGGTTCGGAGCCGGGCGGAGGGAGGGCTGGCTGCCCTCAGCACCTGCGATGGCCTG AAAGGTGTGTTCCGGCTCCTCAACGAGGACTATTTCATCGAGCCGGTGGCCAGCAGCCCCCGGGAGGACggggcagctcagccccacaggaTATACAAGCGCCAGGCCCCCAAGGacggggcagagcagggctggagccccccagccccccgggaAACCTGCGGCGTGCCAG gatctcagGAAAGCCTGGAGCGGTCTGAGAGGCGCAGGGAACGGTGggagcagaagcagcacaggaggagaagAATTAGGCAGCGCTCCATCAGCAGGGAGAAGTGGGTGGAAACGCTGGTGGTGGCAGACACCAAGATGGTGGAGTTCCATGGCAGTGAGAACATCGAGAAGTACGTGCTGACCGTGATGAACATG GTGGCGGGGCTGTTCCACCACGCCAGCATCGGGAACCCCATCAACATCGCCATAGTGCGGCTCATCCTGCTGGAGCACGAGGAG GAGGACCTGAAGATCTCCCACCATGCAGACAACACCTTGAAAAGCTTTTGCAAGTGGCAGAAGAGCATCAATGTGAAAGGAGATTCCCATCCCCTGCACCACGACGTCGCCGTCCTGCTCACCAG GAAGGACATCTGTGCTGCCATGAACAGGCCCTGTGAGACGCTGGGGCTGTCCCACGTGGCGGGGATGTGCCAACCCCACCGGAGCTGCAACATCAACGAGGACACGGGGCTGCCCCTGGCCTTCACCGTGGCCCACGAGCTCGGACACAG TTTTGGGATTCAGCATGATGGAAGCAGCAATGACTGTGAGCCAGTTGGGAAAAGACCTTTCATCATGTCTCCACAGCTCCTGTATGACACGTCCCCACTCACCTGGTCCCGCTGCAGCCGCGAGTACATCACACGGTTCCTCGA ccggggctgggggctgtgcctggaTGACCCCCCAGCCCGGGAGGTGCTGGACTTCCCCCTGGTGCCCCCGGGGGTCCTGTACGACGTGGGCCACCAGTGCCGGCTGCAGTACGGCCCCTACTCCACCTTCTGCGACGACATGGAT AGCGTCTGCAACACGCTGTGGTGCACGGTGGGGAACACGTGTCATTCCAAGCTGGATGCGGCTGTGGATGGCACAGCCTGTGGGGACAACAAG TGGTGCTTCAACGGGGAGTGTGTTCCTGTGGGTCACCGGCCCGAGCCCATCGACGGTGGttggagctcctggagctcctggGCTGCCTGTTCCCGGAGCTGCGGGGCCGGAGTGCAGAGTgctgagaggcactgcagcacCCCCAC GCCGAAGTACGGGGGCCGGTACTGCCTGGGGGAGCGGAAGCGGTTCCGGATTTGCAACGTCAGGCTGTGCCCCCCGGACAAGCCCTCCTTCCGCCAGGTCCAGTGCAGCCAGTTCAACCCCATGCTCTACAAAGGGAAGCTCTACAAGTGGACACCAGTGCCCAACAACA TTAACCCCTGCGAGCTGCACTGCCGGCCGGAGCACGAGTACTTTGCGGAGAAGCTGCGGGACGCGGTGGTGGACGGGACGCCGTGCTACGAGCGGGACGCCAGCCGGGACATGTGCATCAACGGCATCTGCAAG AACGTGGGCTGTGACTACGAGATCGACTCGCACGCGGTGGAGGATCGGTGTGGGGTCTGCCACGGGGACGGCTCCACCTGCCACACCGTCCACAAGACCTTCGAGGACAGCGAGGGGCTGG GCTATGTTGATATTGGGATTATCCCTGTGGGAGCCCGGGAGATCCGGATTGAAGAAGTCGCAGAAGCCGGGAATTTCCTGGCGCTGCGGAGCGAGGACCCGGAGAAGTATTTCCTGAATGGTGGCTGGACCATCCAGTGGAACGGGGACTACAGGGTGGCAGGGACCACCTTCACCTACAAGAGGACGGGGAACTGGGAGAATCTCACCTCTCCAGGGCCCACCGTGGAGCCCGTGTGGATCCAG ctgctgttccaggAGACCAACCCCGGGGTGCGGTACCAGTACACGATCCAGCGCCCGGCCGACAGCGAGAACGAGATCGAGCAGCCCGAGTTCCTGTGGCGCTTCGGCTCCTGGACCACCTGCACGGCCACGTGTGGCACCG GGGTGCAGCGGCAGGTGGTGCACTGTGTGGAGAAGCTGGCTGGCATCGTGGAGGAGCGGTTCTGCGACGCACTCACCCGCCCCGACGACCAGCAGCGCCCCTGCAGCGAggagccctgcccagccag GTGGTGGGTCGGGGAGTGGCAGCAGTGCTCGGCCTCGTGTGGCAGCTCGGGGCTGATGAAGAGGACAGTGCTGTGCATCCAGAGCGTGGGGCTGGACGAGCAGAGGGCCCTGCAGCCTGCAGCCTGCCAGCACCTCCCCAGGCCCGATGCCACCGCGCCCTGTCACCGGGACGTGCCCTGTCCCTCCCAGTGGGCCGTGGGGAACTGGTCCGAG tgctcgGTGACCTGTGGCAATGGGACCCAGCGGCGCCCTGTCCACTGCAGCAACAGCTCGGGGGCCGCCTGTGACCCCGCGCAGAGACCCCGCCCGGAGGCTCCCTGCTCCCGGCCCCCGTGCCAGCCGGACACTCCCTGCTCCCCGCCCCCGTGCCAGCCGGACACTCCCTGCTCCCGGCCCCCGTGCCAGCCGGACACGGGCACTGCCAACACGGACACTGCCAACACGGACACTGCCAACGCAGACTGGTCTGGCAGCGGCTCCTCCAGCAGGGAGATATTCAATGAGATCCATCACGTCCCCAGCAACCACATCGTGAAATTTAACCCCCTCATCCCAAACATTCCCGAGTCCAACGACGTCAATGTCATCCCCGAGGAGGACTTCCCAGCCGGGAAGGGAAACGTCTTTGTCGATGATTTTTACTATGATTATAATTTTATCAACTTCCACGAGGATCTGTCTTACTATCCCTTCACGGAGAAGGAGACGAAAGGTGAGGAGGCAAAGCCAGAGCTGAGCAACAACGACGTGGAGGGGCCCTGGGAGATGCCCACTGATGTCCTGCTCACCACCgagctgggaggagagagagagcacCATCTGGGCACCAAAGCCTCTGCTCCTGTGGATGAGGGGGAGATGGAGCCTGGGGATTTAGCCAGGAACGACTTCCTGAGCATGGTCCTGGAGGATGCAGGATCAGCCACTCCCAAATACACCATCCCTGGGTTCCTGGGTGAGGAGGAGGGCCCAGTGCCAGTGCCCCGTTCCGAGGACCACCCACCCCCCCAGCACACCACGAGTCACAGCTCTgccaacagccacagccacccGGCCCTGGATGAGCCCCACGGAGCTGTGCTGACAAGGACAGGTCCTGGGCAGGATGCTCCAGCCCATGGCCTCAGTCCCTGGGGTCCCCACCCGGCTGATCCCCCCACTCCACTGCCCACAGCCCGGGGCAGTGCCGGGGGGGAGGTATCCGACATTCCCGGAGTGCCCGGGAGCCGTGAGGGCCCTGCAGGCAGTTTGGGGCCGGGTCACCCCGGCAGGGAGGGGCACGACGGGGCCGGGTCTGCGGGGACAGGCCTCGAGGACTCCAGGGAAACGGGTCTTGTCCTCCCTGGTGACACTACCGGTGACACCACGGAGCAGGACAGGGGGGCAGAAGTGCCAGGATGGGTGGTGGGCACAGAGGCAGTGCCAGCAGATGGTAATGATGAGCATCCCCGTGGGACAGAGAGAGCAGATCTTTCCTTCCCCACCCTGCAGGGACCAGGGTGGGAGATGGGATGGAGTGCTGGCAGCACCCATCCTGCTGTGAATCCCTCTCCCGTGGGTGCTGTCGGGGGTCCcatggggcaggcagggcaccaGCCAGAGCTCCACACCCCCACATCCCTGAGCTCAGCCCCCTGGGTGGCCACTacagcccttcccacagcagtGTTCTTGTCCTCCACTGTGCCCGGACCAGCcacccagctcagctccagcagcctcaCCCAGCAGGATGCCCTGGCACCAGCCATGCCCACGGCCCCAGCTCACAGCCCAGCTGCACACCCAGTGGGAGCATCCCCCTCCCAGGCCCCCTGGGAATGGTGGACCCTAGGGATGTCCCACCCCCCGGAGCCGGCATCTCCCCGTGCTGAACAGACCTCCCACGGGACCCCACTCAGCATCACCGTGCCAGGGGAACCCAGAGCACCCCCAGGGACATTTGCCTTCAGTGACAGGGGGCACAAGTGGTCCCAgccctcccctgctcccccaccgctctgggagaagaggatggaggaggaggaggaggctttGCTTCCACCATCGACCACTGCGGCAGCCACTGCCGTGGCCAGCTGGGAAGTCGGGAACTGGAGTGAG TGCTCGGCCACGTGCGGCGTGGGTGCGATCTGGAGGAGCGTGCGCTGCAGCAGCGGCAGCGACGACGGCTGTGCCTCGGCCGACAGACCCGTCCCTGCCCGGAGGTGCTCCCTCAGACCCTGCTCCTCCTGGCGTGTGGGCAACTGGAGCAAG tgctccaaGAACTGTGGTGAGGGGACGAAGGTTCGGGATGTTCACTGTGTCGACACCAGGGACCAGCGGCTGCTGCGGCCCTTCCACTGCCAGGCCGTGCTGCACAaacccccagcacagctgccctgCCACAGCCCGCCCTGCCTGGACTGGTACACGTCCTCCTGGAGAGAG TGCTCGGAGTCGTGCGGTGGAGGGGAGCAGGAGCGGCTGGTGACGTGTCCGGAGCTCGGGCGCTGCGAGGAGACCTCGCGGCCCAACACGACCCGGCCCTGcaacacacagccctgcaccaccTGGGTGGTGGGCTCCTGGGGGGAG TGCTCGGCTCCCTGCGGAGGGGGCATCCAGAGGCGCCAGGTCAAGTGCATCAACACCAAGACAGGGGTGGCCGAGGAGGACAGCAGCCTGTGTGACCACGAGCCCTGGCCCGAGAGCACCCAGAAGTGCAACCCCCAGGACTGTGACAGCTCGGAGCCGG gtGTCCCCTGCGAGCGCGACCGCCTGACCTTCGGCTTCTGCCAGACCCTGCGGCTGCTGGGCCGGTGCCCCCTGCCCACGGTGCGCCTGCAGTGCTGCCGGAGCTgccgccggcccggccgggaCCGCGGGGACGAGCGGCTGTCCAGGAGGTGA
- the ADAMTS7 gene encoding A disintegrin and metalloproteinase with thrombospondin motifs 7 isoform X2: MAAPAGLLPLLPLLPLLPGLALAAGTAAGTAGTEPPPPPPGSDIVHPIKVDESGSFLSYDLTHRALHRRSPASRSKFPAFYELHYKGQPLKFNLSLNRNLLAPGFVSERRFGGIAGAKIQPHTSNPCHMIGEVRSRAEGGLAALSTCDGLKGVFRLLNEDYFIEPVASSPREDGAAQPHRIYKRQAPKDGAEQGWSPPAPRETCGVPGSQESLERSERRRERWEQKQHRRRRIRQRSISREKWVETLVVADTKMVEFHGSENIEKYVLTVMNMVAGLFHHASIGNPINIAIVRLILLEHEEEDLKISHHADNTLKSFCKWQKSINVKGDSHPLHHDVAVLLTRKDICAAMNRPCETLGLSHVAGMCQPHRSCNINEDTGLPLAFTVAHELGHSFGIQHDGSSNDCEPVGKRPFIMSPQLLYDTSPLTWSRCSREYITRFLDRGWGLCLDDPPAREVLDFPLVPPGVLYDVGHQCRLQYGPYSTFCDDMDSVCNTLWCTVGNTCHSKLDAAVDGTACGDNKWCFNGECVPVGHRPEPIDGGWSSWSSWAACSRSCGAGVQSAERHCSTPTPKYGGRYCLGERKRFRICNVRLCPPDKPSFRQVQCSQFNPMLYKGKLYKWTPVPNNINPCELHCRPEHEYFAEKLRDAVVDGTPCYERDASRDMCINGICKNVGCDYEIDSHAVEDRCGVCHGDGSTCHTVHKTFEDSEGLGYVDIGIIPVGAREIRIEEVAEAGNFLALRSEDPEKYFLNGGWTIQWNGDYRVAGTTFTYKRTGNWENLTSPGPTVEPVWIQLLFQETNPGVRYQYTIQRPADSENEIEQPEFLWRFGSWTTCTATCGTGVQRQVVHCVEKLAGIVEERFCDALTRPDDQQRPCSEEPCPARWWVGEWQQCSASCGSSGLMKRTVLCIQSVGLDEQRALQPAACQHLPRPDATAPCHRDVPCPSQWAVGNWSECSVTCGNGTQRRPVHCSNSSGAACDPAQRPRPEAPCSRPPCQPDTPCANTDTANTDTANADWSGSGSSSREIFNEIHHVPSNHIVKFNPLIPNIPESNDVNVIPEEDFPAGKGNVFVDDFYYDYNFINFHEDLSYYPFTEKETKGEEAKPELSNNDVEGPWEMPTDVLLTTELGGEREHHLGTKASAPVDEGEMEPGDLARNDFLSMVLEDAGSATPKYTIPGFLGEEEGPVPVPRSEDHPPPQHTTSHSSANSHSHPALDEPHGAVLTRTGPGQDAPAHGLSPWGPHPADPPTPLPTARGSAGGEVSDIPGVPGSREGPAGSLGPGHPGREGHDGAGSAGTGLEDSRETGLVLPGDTTGDTTEQDRGAEVPGWVVGTEAVPADGNDEHPRGTERADLSFPTLQGPGWEMGWSAGSTHPAVNPSPVGAVGGPMGQAGHQPELHTPTSLSSAPWVATTALPTAVFLSSTVPGPATQLSSSSLTQQDALAPAMPTAPAHSPAAHPVGASPSQAPWEWWTLGMSHPPEPASPRAEQTSHGTPLSITVPGEPRAPPGTFAFSDRGHKWSQPSPAPPPLWEKRMEEEEEALLPPSTTAAATAVASWEVGNWSECSATCGVGAIWRSVRCSSGSDDGCASADRPVPARRCSLRPCSSWRVGNWSKCSKNCGEGTKVRDVHCVDTRDQRLLRPFHCQAVLHKPPAQLPCHSPPCLDWYTSSWRECSESCGGGEQERLVTCPELGRCEETSRPNTTRPCNTQPCTTWVVGSWGECSAPCGGGIQRRQVKCINTKTGVAEEDSSLCDHEPWPESTQKCNPQDCDSSEPGVPCERDRLTFGFCQTLRLLGRCPLPTVRLQCCRSCRRPGRDRGDERLSRR, encoded by the exons agccgcccccgccgcccccgggcagcgacATCGTTCATCCCATCAAGGTTGACGAGAGCGGATCCTTCTTGTCCTACGACCTGACCCACCGAGCCCTTCACCGGAGGTCTCCTGCCTCCAGGAGCAAGTTCCCTGCCTTCTACGAGCTGCATTACAAAGGACAACCCCTGAAATTCAACCTGAGCCTCAACAGGAACCTCCTGGCCCCGGGCTTTGTCAGCGAGAGGCGGTTCGGGGGCATCGCCGGCGCCAAGATCCAGCCGCACACCTCCAACCCCTGCCACATGATCGGGGAGGTTCGGAGCCGGGCGGAGGGAGGGCTGGCTGCCCTCAGCACCTGCGATGGCCTG AAAGGTGTGTTCCGGCTCCTCAACGAGGACTATTTCATCGAGCCGGTGGCCAGCAGCCCCCGGGAGGACggggcagctcagccccacaggaTATACAAGCGCCAGGCCCCCAAGGacggggcagagcagggctggagccccccagccccccgggaAACCTGCGGCGTGCCAG gatctcagGAAAGCCTGGAGCGGTCTGAGAGGCGCAGGGAACGGTGggagcagaagcagcacaggaggagaagAATTAGGCAGCGCTCCATCAGCAGGGAGAAGTGGGTGGAAACGCTGGTGGTGGCAGACACCAAGATGGTGGAGTTCCATGGCAGTGAGAACATCGAGAAGTACGTGCTGACCGTGATGAACATG GTGGCGGGGCTGTTCCACCACGCCAGCATCGGGAACCCCATCAACATCGCCATAGTGCGGCTCATCCTGCTGGAGCACGAGGAG GAGGACCTGAAGATCTCCCACCATGCAGACAACACCTTGAAAAGCTTTTGCAAGTGGCAGAAGAGCATCAATGTGAAAGGAGATTCCCATCCCCTGCACCACGACGTCGCCGTCCTGCTCACCAG GAAGGACATCTGTGCTGCCATGAACAGGCCCTGTGAGACGCTGGGGCTGTCCCACGTGGCGGGGATGTGCCAACCCCACCGGAGCTGCAACATCAACGAGGACACGGGGCTGCCCCTGGCCTTCACCGTGGCCCACGAGCTCGGACACAG TTTTGGGATTCAGCATGATGGAAGCAGCAATGACTGTGAGCCAGTTGGGAAAAGACCTTTCATCATGTCTCCACAGCTCCTGTATGACACGTCCCCACTCACCTGGTCCCGCTGCAGCCGCGAGTACATCACACGGTTCCTCGA ccggggctgggggctgtgcctggaTGACCCCCCAGCCCGGGAGGTGCTGGACTTCCCCCTGGTGCCCCCGGGGGTCCTGTACGACGTGGGCCACCAGTGCCGGCTGCAGTACGGCCCCTACTCCACCTTCTGCGACGACATGGAT AGCGTCTGCAACACGCTGTGGTGCACGGTGGGGAACACGTGTCATTCCAAGCTGGATGCGGCTGTGGATGGCACAGCCTGTGGGGACAACAAG TGGTGCTTCAACGGGGAGTGTGTTCCTGTGGGTCACCGGCCCGAGCCCATCGACGGTGGttggagctcctggagctcctggGCTGCCTGTTCCCGGAGCTGCGGGGCCGGAGTGCAGAGTgctgagaggcactgcagcacCCCCAC GCCGAAGTACGGGGGCCGGTACTGCCTGGGGGAGCGGAAGCGGTTCCGGATTTGCAACGTCAGGCTGTGCCCCCCGGACAAGCCCTCCTTCCGCCAGGTCCAGTGCAGCCAGTTCAACCCCATGCTCTACAAAGGGAAGCTCTACAAGTGGACACCAGTGCCCAACAACA TTAACCCCTGCGAGCTGCACTGCCGGCCGGAGCACGAGTACTTTGCGGAGAAGCTGCGGGACGCGGTGGTGGACGGGACGCCGTGCTACGAGCGGGACGCCAGCCGGGACATGTGCATCAACGGCATCTGCAAG AACGTGGGCTGTGACTACGAGATCGACTCGCACGCGGTGGAGGATCGGTGTGGGGTCTGCCACGGGGACGGCTCCACCTGCCACACCGTCCACAAGACCTTCGAGGACAGCGAGGGGCTGG GCTATGTTGATATTGGGATTATCCCTGTGGGAGCCCGGGAGATCCGGATTGAAGAAGTCGCAGAAGCCGGGAATTTCCTGGCGCTGCGGAGCGAGGACCCGGAGAAGTATTTCCTGAATGGTGGCTGGACCATCCAGTGGAACGGGGACTACAGGGTGGCAGGGACCACCTTCACCTACAAGAGGACGGGGAACTGGGAGAATCTCACCTCTCCAGGGCCCACCGTGGAGCCCGTGTGGATCCAG ctgctgttccaggAGACCAACCCCGGGGTGCGGTACCAGTACACGATCCAGCGCCCGGCCGACAGCGAGAACGAGATCGAGCAGCCCGAGTTCCTGTGGCGCTTCGGCTCCTGGACCACCTGCACGGCCACGTGTGGCACCG GGGTGCAGCGGCAGGTGGTGCACTGTGTGGAGAAGCTGGCTGGCATCGTGGAGGAGCGGTTCTGCGACGCACTCACCCGCCCCGACGACCAGCAGCGCCCCTGCAGCGAggagccctgcccagccag GTGGTGGGTCGGGGAGTGGCAGCAGTGCTCGGCCTCGTGTGGCAGCTCGGGGCTGATGAAGAGGACAGTGCTGTGCATCCAGAGCGTGGGGCTGGACGAGCAGAGGGCCCTGCAGCCTGCAGCCTGCCAGCACCTCCCCAGGCCCGATGCCACCGCGCCCTGTCACCGGGACGTGCCCTGTCCCTCCCAGTGGGCCGTGGGGAACTGGTCCGAG tgctcgGTGACCTGTGGCAATGGGACCCAGCGGCGCCCTGTCCACTGCAGCAACAGCTCGGGGGCCGCCTGTGACCCCGCGCAGAGACCCCGCCCGGAGGCTCCCTGCTCCCGGCCCCCGTGCCAGCCGGACACTCCCTG TGCCAACACGGACACTGCCAACACGGACACTGCCAACGCAGACTGGTCTGGCAGCGGCTCCTCCAGCAGGGAGATATTCAATGAGATCCATCACGTCCCCAGCAACCACATCGTGAAATTTAACCCCCTCATCCCAAACATTCCCGAGTCCAACGACGTCAATGTCATCCCCGAGGAGGACTTCCCAGCCGGGAAGGGAAACGTCTTTGTCGATGATTTTTACTATGATTATAATTTTATCAACTTCCACGAGGATCTGTCTTACTATCCCTTCACGGAGAAGGAGACGAAAGGTGAGGAGGCAAAGCCAGAGCTGAGCAACAACGACGTGGAGGGGCCCTGGGAGATGCCCACTGATGTCCTGCTCACCACCgagctgggaggagagagagagcacCATCTGGGCACCAAAGCCTCTGCTCCTGTGGATGAGGGGGAGATGGAGCCTGGGGATTTAGCCAGGAACGACTTCCTGAGCATGGTCCTGGAGGATGCAGGATCAGCCACTCCCAAATACACCATCCCTGGGTTCCTGGGTGAGGAGGAGGGCCCAGTGCCAGTGCCCCGTTCCGAGGACCACCCACCCCCCCAGCACACCACGAGTCACAGCTCTgccaacagccacagccacccGGCCCTGGATGAGCCCCACGGAGCTGTGCTGACAAGGACAGGTCCTGGGCAGGATGCTCCAGCCCATGGCCTCAGTCCCTGGGGTCCCCACCCGGCTGATCCCCCCACTCCACTGCCCACAGCCCGGGGCAGTGCCGGGGGGGAGGTATCCGACATTCCCGGAGTGCCCGGGAGCCGTGAGGGCCCTGCAGGCAGTTTGGGGCCGGGTCACCCCGGCAGGGAGGGGCACGACGGGGCCGGGTCTGCGGGGACAGGCCTCGAGGACTCCAGGGAAACGGGTCTTGTCCTCCCTGGTGACACTACCGGTGACACCACGGAGCAGGACAGGGGGGCAGAAGTGCCAGGATGGGTGGTGGGCACAGAGGCAGTGCCAGCAGATGGTAATGATGAGCATCCCCGTGGGACAGAGAGAGCAGATCTTTCCTTCCCCACCCTGCAGGGACCAGGGTGGGAGATGGGATGGAGTGCTGGCAGCACCCATCCTGCTGTGAATCCCTCTCCCGTGGGTGCTGTCGGGGGTCCcatggggcaggcagggcaccaGCCAGAGCTCCACACCCCCACATCCCTGAGCTCAGCCCCCTGGGTGGCCACTacagcccttcccacagcagtGTTCTTGTCCTCCACTGTGCCCGGACCAGCcacccagctcagctccagcagcctcaCCCAGCAGGATGCCCTGGCACCAGCCATGCCCACGGCCCCAGCTCACAGCCCAGCTGCACACCCAGTGGGAGCATCCCCCTCCCAGGCCCCCTGGGAATGGTGGACCCTAGGGATGTCCCACCCCCCGGAGCCGGCATCTCCCCGTGCTGAACAGACCTCCCACGGGACCCCACTCAGCATCACCGTGCCAGGGGAACCCAGAGCACCCCCAGGGACATTTGCCTTCAGTGACAGGGGGCACAAGTGGTCCCAgccctcccctgctcccccaccgctctgggagaagaggatggaggaggaggaggaggctttGCTTCCACCATCGACCACTGCGGCAGCCACTGCCGTGGCCAGCTGGGAAGTCGGGAACTGGAGTGAG TGCTCGGCCACGTGCGGCGTGGGTGCGATCTGGAGGAGCGTGCGCTGCAGCAGCGGCAGCGACGACGGCTGTGCCTCGGCCGACAGACCCGTCCCTGCCCGGAGGTGCTCCCTCAGACCCTGCTCCTCCTGGCGTGTGGGCAACTGGAGCAAG tgctccaaGAACTGTGGTGAGGGGACGAAGGTTCGGGATGTTCACTGTGTCGACACCAGGGACCAGCGGCTGCTGCGGCCCTTCCACTGCCAGGCCGTGCTGCACAaacccccagcacagctgccctgCCACAGCCCGCCCTGCCTGGACTGGTACACGTCCTCCTGGAGAGAG TGCTCGGAGTCGTGCGGTGGAGGGGAGCAGGAGCGGCTGGTGACGTGTCCGGAGCTCGGGCGCTGCGAGGAGACCTCGCGGCCCAACACGACCCGGCCCTGcaacacacagccctgcaccaccTGGGTGGTGGGCTCCTGGGGGGAG TGCTCGGCTCCCTGCGGAGGGGGCATCCAGAGGCGCCAGGTCAAGTGCATCAACACCAAGACAGGGGTGGCCGAGGAGGACAGCAGCCTGTGTGACCACGAGCCCTGGCCCGAGAGCACCCAGAAGTGCAACCCCCAGGACTGTGACAGCTCGGAGCCGG gtGTCCCCTGCGAGCGCGACCGCCTGACCTTCGGCTTCTGCCAGACCCTGCGGCTGCTGGGCCGGTGCCCCCTGCCCACGGTGCGCCTGCAGTGCTGCCGGAGCTgccgccggcccggccgggaCCGCGGGGACGAGCGGCTGTCCAGGAGGTGA